The Crocosphaera sp. UHCC 0190 DNA segment ATCTTGTCTTTATTCTTGTTTATGTGTTAGCAGCAGTTTTCTTGATTTCCGGGGCGATTTTAACCCTTGGTGCTGGTATTATTTTTAATGTAGTAAAAGGCTCAATTCTAGTCTCTATTGCCTCAACTTTAGGCGCAACAGTTGCCTTTTTAATTGGAAGATATTTAGCTAGAGGATGGGTAATAAAACAGCTTGAAAAATACCCTAAATTTCAAGCAATTGATAATGCCGTCGCTCAAGAAGGTTGGAAAATTGTGGGGTTAACTCGTCTTTCTCCTCTGTTTCCTTTTGTTATTTTAAATTATGCGTTTGGTATTACAAAAGTTTCTTTAAAAGACTATATTTTAGCTTCCTGGATAGGAATGATGCCTGGTACTATTATGTACGTTTATCTTGGTTCTTTAATTGGTAATATTGCCACTCTAGGGGCAGGAGAAAGAGCAAAAACACCCTTAGAATGGGGCTTATATATTGTCGGATTAATTGCCACAGTTTTAGTGACAGTTTATGTAACTAAAATTGCCCAGAAAGCCTTAAATAATCAGATTGAAGAAGTATCCGTAAAAAGAGAATTATGAATAGACAATTATTGAAATTATCAACAAATAAAAAGTCAAAAAAACTCTTAAAATATGCTAATTTGTTTATCATTCTTTCTATCACTTTTTTATTATATTTATGTTTTTTTGGCCCATTAAACATCGTTTTTAATCATCACTTTTGGGTTAAATCTTTACAAACTTATGATTGTTGTACCGTTCCCTTATTTATTAATGCCTACATTATTCTCACAGTTTTAGGAATTCCTGGAACAGTTTTGACCATCGTTGGCGGCATTCTTTTTGGCATTATTTGGGGAACCATTTGGTCAGTTATTGGAGCTACATTAGGGGCCTTAGGGGCATTTTTGATGGCTCGTTATTTGTTACGAGATTATGTAACTAAAAAATTCAATAAGACAGGCATATTAGCTCAATTTCAACAAGCCATATTAAAGCAACCAATTCAATTTGTTTTAAGCATTAGACTAGCCCCAATTTCACCGTTTAATGTGGTTAACTTTCTGTTTGGTTTAACTCCCATTAATTGGTTATCTTATACCGGGGCAACCTTGATCGGAATTATCCCAGGAACTTTCGCTTATAATTGGTTAGGAGTCAGTGGAAATAAAGCATTACAAGGCAGTGATCGCTTTTCTTTTTTCCTGGCATTAGGTTTTTTATCACTACTATCGATTATTCCTTTTGTTTTCCGTGGTTTCTCATCCATCAAATCAAGTCAATAATTGTACTAATTGAGATAATTGTTGTTGATTAAATGCTTGGCGCAAACTGCTAGCAATATTTTGAGGATCTAAACTGACTAAAATATAAGGCAGTTTGGCGGCTGCTAGTTGCTGTAATGCTTCACTTGGTTGAATTTTTTCACTTTTTCCTAATTCAATATAATCGCTTCCCTGCTTCAATTCTTTAATGACAACAGGGGCTAAAGTACGATAGGAATGTTGAGGATTTGCAATGGCATCAGCAGCAATTTCTGTTAAAATTTTCCAGCTTTTCTCCTGGGGAAAAACTTGACCTAATTGAGTACATAATTTCTGAAGCATTTGACGATTTTCGGAGTTTGTTTTCTCTTTAAATAGAGACAACATTTGCTTGAGTAAGTCTTTAACTTGCTCAAAACTATCTTCATCACTTTCAGAACTTATTGCGGATGTTCCTCCATCTAGAATTTGATTGAGATAAGTTTGAAGTTCCACAAAAAATGGTTCTGACTGTTGAACAATAACATCAGCTTCTTCGGGTTTTAGACCAAAAGTCCCCTGGAGTTTGTCAACTAAATTTTGTAAAACATCATAGGCTTTTAAGAACAAGGATTCTAACTTTTGATCCGTGGGAACTGTATTTTCTTTCAGAATTTTAAAAGCATCTTCTAAACGATGAGCAATCTTTTGAATACTGCCATAGCCTAACATGGCCGCTCCCCCTTTAATAGAATGGGCTGCCCGAAACATTTCATTGAGTCTTTCTTGATCTTTGACGACAGCAGATAATTCTAAAAGCCCAGTTTCAAGGGTTTCTAAATGTTCTTTGGCTTCTTCAATGAAATAACCGAGTATTTTTTGCTGATCCAAAATTGTTTCCCCCTATTACCAATAAAGTTGTCCTGATTTGATGAAGGCAACCCATACTAAAGCCTACAGTTTTAGCATTCCCTAAAATGGACAAAAAATAACAGGGAGAAAATTATATTATCTTATGGTTTCTTGATCAGGCTTAACGCTCCGATCAAGCTACCAAAGGCTAAAATACCCACCACGGGCGAACTTTCAGGGATAGCAAGGCTTTGGAAGGCGAGATCGCCAATAAATTGATGGGTAGCAGTCGAGGGGTGCAAATCATCCCAAAACAGATATTGATCGGGATTGTCGCATTGAGAAGGCACTGCTGGTGGGGGAGTAAATAAGGGAGAATTGACCAAGCAAGGGGCATCAACAACGTTAAAGCCAAAATCAGTGGGACGGGTAATGGCATTCTCAAATAAAGAGGCAATATCGAGCAATTTTAGATCAATGCCAGGAAGTAGGCGCAAATTATCAATAGATTGGGATAGGAGAAAATTATGACCTGCTGTAACTTGATTTAAGCTATTAACCACTTCTGTCCCTCGGCTAAGGGCTAAAGGGGTTTGACCAAGGGCTGGTAAATTCCCGACCAAAAAATGGCGAGAACCCAGGTTGTACAAGGTTTCTACGGCTGCCGAAAGATTCGCTACTGGCTCACTGGGATCAGTAATTCCACCCCCTAAATAATCATTGGCTCCAGCCCAAAGAATATATAATGCGTTAGGATCTGCGGTGCTATTTGCTGTTTGAAATTGAGTAATTTGTTGCTCTAATCCAACTAAACCAGGTAAGGTGATGGGAAAAGTATTTTCCTCACCTGTTGTCGCGCTATTAGTAGAAAAATTAACGCCGTTTTCATTAGTACCCCCCGCTAAAATGGAGACAGGTGGGAGGGGAATTCCTAGACGGTTTGTTAAGCGATCAAGCCAAATGTCGCCGTTAGCAAATCGTCCATTAACATAGCCTAAACTCTCAGGTGGCACAATGGGAATTAAGGGGTTGCTTTCATTCGCTGCTGTGGTAATTAACAGCGTGTTTCCCGTGTCTGAAAGGGAGTCACCAAAACCATAAATTCGGGAAAAAGCAGAGGCTAAGGCAGGATTAGGAAAAAGAGACGCGATTGCTAAGCTTAGGGAGCTAGTTAAGCATATACTGGAATAGAATTTCAACATTTTAATTTGGGGTGTAACAATTCATTCTTATCTGTTTTTTTAAACGTTAACTATTGATTGTCACTATCTGGAATATTGATACAAAAGTTTACATCTTAAGGAGTATTTTTCAAGATATTCAATGCTTTTAAGTCTCCTCAACTCTTGATGAGATGAGTATAATTGTAATCAGAATAATTAAGGTAAAAATGTCTAATCTAGTAACATTAAAATCAGAATATCGGTGTTTTGGCGGCACAGTAGCTTATTATACCCATCAGTCTCAATGCTGTAACAGTCCGATGAATTTTGCGGTTTATTTGCCACCTCAAACAGCGACACAAAAAGTGCCTGTTTTATATTATTTATCAGGATTAACTTGTACGGAAGAAAATTTTACTGTAAAAGCTGGCGCACAACGTTATGCGGCTGAATATGGAATCATTTTAGTTGCCCCAGATACCAGTCCCCGACAGACAGGAATTCCAGAAGAAGATGACACTTGGGACATCGGTAGTGGAGCAGGATTTTATGTTAATGCAACCGTAAATCCTTGGAAAAAACACTATCATATGTATGATTATGTCGTGCATGAGTTGCCCGAATTAATAACCAAAGTTTTTCCTGTAAAAGCAGAAAAGCAAAGCATTTTTGGTCATTCAATGGGAGGACATGGGGCGTTAATTTGTGCCTTGAAAAACCCTGATAAATATTGTTCTGTCTCCGCATTTGCTCCTATTACAGCACCGATGAAATGTCCTTGGGGACAGAAAGCATTCAAAACTTATTTAGGGGATGATTCATCTATTTATTCCCATTATGATGCGAGTGAATTGGTGAGGAAACACCCTTTAAAATATCCAATTTTAATTGATCAAGGGACGGCTGATCAATTTTATGAGCAGCAGCAATTATTACCAGAAATTTTTCAACAAGCTTGTCAACAATCAGGACAAGAACTTATCTTAAGATTTCAGGAAGGCTATGATCATAGTTACTTTATGATCGCCAGTTTTATGGCAGATCATATCCGATTTCATG contains these protein-coding regions:
- the fghA gene encoding S-formylglutathione hydrolase, which translates into the protein MSNLVTLKSEYRCFGGTVAYYTHQSQCCNSPMNFAVYLPPQTATQKVPVLYYLSGLTCTEENFTVKAGAQRYAAEYGIILVAPDTSPRQTGIPEEDDTWDIGSGAGFYVNATVNPWKKHYHMYDYVVHELPELITKVFPVKAEKQSIFGHSMGGHGALICALKNPDKYCSVSAFAPITAPMKCPWGQKAFKTYLGDDSSIYSHYDASELVRKHPLKYPILIDQGTADQFYEQQQLLPEIFQQACQQSGQELILRFQEGYDHSYFMIASFMADHIRFHAQVLGD
- a CDS encoding SGNH/GDSL hydrolase family protein, whose translation is MLKFYSSICLTSSLSLAIASLFPNPALASAFSRIYGFGDSLSDTGNTLLITTAANESNPLIPIVPPESLGYVNGRFANGDIWLDRLTNRLGIPLPPVSILAGGTNENGVNFSTNSATTGEENTFPITLPGLVGLEQQITQFQTANSTADPNALYILWAGANDYLGGGITDPSEPVANLSAAVETLYNLGSRHFLVGNLPALGQTPLALSRGTEVVNSLNQVTAGHNFLLSQSIDNLRLLPGIDLKLLDIASLFENAITRPTDFGFNVVDAPCLVNSPLFTPPPAVPSQCDNPDQYLFWDDLHPSTATHQFIGDLAFQSLAIPESSPVVGILAFGSLIGALSLIKKP
- a CDS encoding TVP38/TMEM64 family protein, which codes for MNRQLLKLSTNKKSKKLLKYANLFIILSITFLLYLCFFGPLNIVFNHHFWVKSLQTYDCCTVPLFINAYIILTVLGIPGTVLTIVGGILFGIIWGTIWSVIGATLGALGAFLMARYLLRDYVTKKFNKTGILAQFQQAILKQPIQFVLSIRLAPISPFNVVNFLFGLTPINWLSYTGATLIGIIPGTFAYNWLGVSGNKALQGSDRFSFFLALGFLSLLSIIPFVFRGFSSIKSSQ
- a CDS encoding Hpt domain-containing protein; translated protein: MDQQKILGYFIEEAKEHLETLETGLLELSAVVKDQERLNEMFRAAHSIKGGAAMLGYGSIQKIAHRLEDAFKILKENTVPTDQKLESLFLKAYDVLQNLVDKLQGTFGLKPEEADVIVQQSEPFFVELQTYLNQILDGGTSAISSESDEDSFEQVKDLLKQMLSLFKEKTNSENRQMLQKLCTQLGQVFPQEKSWKILTEIAADAIANPQHSYRTLAPVVIKELKQGSDYIELGKSEKIQPSEALQQLAAAKLPYILVSLDPQNIASSLRQAFNQQQLSQLVQLLT
- a CDS encoding TVP38/TMEM64 family protein; this translates as MFKLGGIAVLTAALIIANKQLEISSLLNINEILQNTLQWIDSLGNIGYLVFILVYVLAAVFLISGAILTLGAGIIFNVVKGSILVSIASTLGATVAFLIGRYLARGWVIKQLEKYPKFQAIDNAVAQEGWKIVGLTRLSPLFPFVILNYAFGITKVSLKDYILASWIGMMPGTIMYVYLGSLIGNIATLGAGERAKTPLEWGLYIVGLIATVLVTVYVTKIAQKALNNQIEEVSVKREL